The genomic interval ACAAAAAACCCCTCGTGCCAGAAGGCAAGCGAGGGGAGCGCGCCGGGTGGGGATCGCTGAGCGGTCTGTGGCTCAGCGTCAGCCGACGCGCTTTCCAAGTACGAGAATTCGGGTGCGCATGAGACTGACCCTCCCCCCGGCACGCACTCACTGTCAAGTGGGTGGGACGGGAGTCTCATTATGTGAGCGGAGGGTCGTCCCACCACCGAGTACGGCAGACATGCTTCCGGTGTACACCCCCGCCCCGCCCCCGGCGAACGCGGGTTCCGCGGGGCCGTGCGGCACCGGATAGTGCCCCGAGGCCAGCGCCCTGCGCAGCCGGTACTCGTCCAGCGGGCCCGAGAACGCCATGCCCTGCCCATGGGTGCAGCCCATCGCGCGCAGGGCGACGACCTGCTCGGGAAGGTCCACCCCGTCGGCCACGGACTGCAGCCCGAGGTCTCCGGCGATCCTGAGCAGCCCACTGGTGATCTTGTGCAGCCTGGCGGACTCCACGACGCCCTCGACCAGGCTGCGGTCGAGCTTGAGCACGTCCACGGGGAGCTTGCGCAGCGCGGTGATCGCCGCATAGCCACTGCCGAAGCCGTCCAGGGCGATCCGGACGCCGACGCGCCGGATCGCGGTCAGCCGGCGCTCCAGCTCGTCCAGCGAGACCCGGGGGTCGGCGTCGGAGAGCTCGATGACCAGGGAGCCGGACGGCAGCCCGTGCCGGGTCAGCAGCGCCTCGACCGAGCCCAGGGGCAGGGAGCGGTCCAGCAGCCGCTGAGCGCTCAACCGGACCGCCACGGGCACGGTGAGCCCGGCCGCGGCCCGCTCGGCGGCCTTTTCCACGGCCTCCTCCAGGATCCAGCGGCCCAGCTCCTGCGTCTTGTCGCTGTCCTCGGCCACCCGCAGGAACTCGGCGGGCGTGAACAGCACCCCCTGGGAGGAGCGCCAGCGCGCCTGGGCGCAGACCGACGTGATCCGGCCGTCCTCCAGACAGACCACGGGCTGGTGCAGCAGGGCGAACTCGCCGTCGTGCAGCGCGGCACGCAGGCGCGTGGCCAGCTCCGCCTTGCGTACGACGTCCTGCTGCATCTGGGGCGCGTACAGCTCGACGCGGCCCTTGCCGCCCGCCTTGGCGCGGTACATCGCGAGGTCCGCGTTGCGCAGGATCTCGCCCGCTCCGAGGCCGGGCTCGGCGAAGGCGACACCGATGGAGGCCGCGACCCGGACATCGTTGCCGTCGATGAGGTACGGCTGCGAGAGCGTGACCCTGAGGCGGTCGGCGAGCTCCAGGATGTTGCCCTCGCGGGCGGTGCGGTCGCGGGTGCCGTCCCCGACGATCAGCGCGGCGAACTCGTCCCCGCCGAGCCGGGAGGCGGTGTCCCCGTACCGGACCGCGTCCTGGAGTCTGCGGGCGGCCTGGACGAGCAGCTCGTCCCCGGCCTGGTGCCCGATCGTGTCGTTGACGGCCTTGAAGCCGTCGAGGTCGATGAAGAGGACGGCCGTGCCGCGGTCGGAGGAACGGCGGCCGGACAGGGCCTGCTGGACGCGCCGGGTGAACAGGGCCCGGTTGGGCAGGTCGGTCAGCGGGTCGTGCTCGGCGTTGTGCTGGAGCTGCGCCTGCAGGCGCACTCTTTCGGTGACGTCCCGGCTGTTGAAGATGAGACCGCCGTGGTGACGGTTGACGGTGGACTCGACGTTGAGCCAGCCGCCGTCGCCGGACCGGAAGCGGCACTCGATGCGGGTGGTGGCTTCTTCGAGCGGGTTGGCGGCGAGGAAGCGGCGCACCTCGTGCACCACGCAGCCCAGGTCCTCCGGGTGGATGAGACCGGCCAGTTCCGTGCCCACGAGTTCCTCGGCGGGGCGTCCGTAGACTCCGGCCGCGGCCGGGGAGACGTACCGGAGGATGCCGTTGGGCGCGGCGATCATGATGACGTCGCTGGAGCCCTGCACCAGGGAGCGGAAGTGGTTCTCCTTCTGCGCGAGTTCCTGAGTGAGGGTGATGTTGTCGAGCAGCATGATGCCCTGGCGCATCACGAGGGCGAGCACGACGGTGCCACCGGTGAGCAGCACCACACGGTCCACGCTGCGGCCGTTGAGGACGTTGTAGAGGATGCCCAGCGTGCAGACGGCGGCGGCGAGATACGGGGTGAGGGCGGCCAGCGACCCGGTGATGGGCCGGGTGGCCGGATACCGGCCGTGGTCACCGCCCTGCACGCCCTGCGGTCCCTGCGCGGACGGGTGGTGCTGGATCCCGAACCGCTGTCTGGGCAGGTGCTCGCGCACCACGCGCGTGTGCCCGGCGGGCCGCTGCGGCTCGCCCTCCGGGCGCCGGGGTGCGGCCCAAGGGGCGTAGGCGAGGAGCAGGGAGCCGGCGAACCAGCCGGCGTCCAGCAACTGGCCGGAGCGGTAGCTGTTGTGCAGCAGCGGCGAGGTGAACAGGGCGTCGCACATCACGGTCAGGGCGAGCGCGCAGATCGCGGTGTTCACCGCGGTGCGGTTGACCGCCGAGCGCCGGAAGTGCAGGGCGAGGACCATGCTGACGAGGGCGATGTCCAGCAGCGGATACGCCAGGGACAGCGCGGTGCGCGCGACGCTCGGCCCCTCGGACTTCGCCGCCTGGGCGAGGGCGAGGCTCCACGAGAGCGTGAGCAGCGAGCCGCCGATCAGCCAGGCGTCCAGGCCGAGGCAGACCCAGCCCGCCTTCGTCACCGGCCGCTTGGCGAGGACCAGCAGCCCCACGATCGCGGGCGGCGCGAAGCAGAGGAAGAACAGGTCGGCGCAGCTGGGATCGGGCACGTCCCGGCCCAGGACGACCTCGTACCACCCCCAGATCAGGTTGCCGAGCGACGCCATCGTGGAGGAGAGCCCGAAGAGCAGCCAGGCAGGTCGAAAGCAGACCCGACGGTTGCGGGCGTGGACGAAGCACGACACGGCGGCGGTGGCCGCCGCGGCGCTCAGCCCGAAGTCGCCCATGATCAGGGCTACTTCGCGCGAACCCCAGTCGAGCGCGGAACCGAGGGCATACCCCCCGCACACCAGGGCGAGGAGGAGTTGGTGGACCAGGCTCGACCCGCCACGGGCGGCCGGCGGCCGGGAGGGCAGTGCCCCCCTTGCGGGCCGGGCCCGCAGCGCTCCGTCGAGGGTGGTCGTGGGAGAGGGGGGCGAGCTCACCGGGCCCTCCCGGTCCGCGCCGCTCCGGGGTCCCGGGGGTCCGGGTGCGCCGGGTGCGCATGCCTCCTGCGGCTGTTGTGCCTGCGGTGATGAGAGCTGTGGTGACCGCCGTGACCGGCGTGGTGGCCGCGTCTGCGCGCGGCTGTGTGCCAGGGTCGGAGCCGGCGGCCCCGCCGCGTCGGATCGTTGGTCCATAGGCCGTGCATCGCCCGTCGCCCCCCTCACAGTCTGCAATGTCCATCCCCGGCGCCGAACGGTGCGCGGCGCAGCCCCTGTCGGGACGATACACCAGTCTCGTCACTCAGGGACATAGTTCCTCTACGCTCCGTGACGACCAGTGCCGATGCGCGTACGGAACGCGTCCGAAGGGTTGCGGAGCGTACCGGAAACGGATTACACGCCTGTTGCGCGCCCGCGCCCGACAGCGCGCTTCGTACGCGTCACGCGCCGCCTGACCCCGTCGTAAGGATCACGTTGCGCAGGGGCTCCTGGTTCACATAACGGTTCAGCTGGTCCACCAACAGGCGCTTGGCACGCGGCAGGAACGCGGAGGTGGGTCCTCCGACATGGGGACTGACGAGTACGCCCGGCGCCTGCCACAACGGGTGTCCCGGGGGCAGCGGCTCGGGGTCGGTGACGTCCAGTGCGGCGGTGAGGCGGCCGGACTCCAGCTCGGCGAGCAGCGCCTTGGTGTCGACGACGGCGCCGCGGGCGACGTTCACGAGGAGCGCGCCGTCCTTCATACGGGCAAGGAACTGGGCGTCGACCAGGTGACGCGTGGTCTCGTCGAGGGGCGTGGACAGGATGACCACGTCCGCCTCGGGCAGCAGGGCGGGCAGTTCGGCGAGCGGATGCACGGGGCCGCGCTCCGTGGTGCGCGCGGAGCGCGCGACGCGCGCCACCCGCGCGACCTCGAACGGCACGAGCCGGTCCTCGATGGCGGAGCCGATCGAGCCGTAGCCGACGATGAGGACGTTCTTGTCAGCGAGCGCGGGCCGGAACGCGCCCTGCCAGGACTCCTGTTGCTGGGCGCGGACGAACTCGGGGATGCCGCGCAGCGAGGCGAGGGTCAGGGTGAGGGCCAGCTCCGCGGTGCTGGTCTCGTGCACACCGCGCGCGTTGCACAGCGGCACGCCCGGCACGATGTCGGACAGCCGGGCCAGGACGTCGTCGACACCGGCCGTGAGCGTCTGCACGAGCCGGAGGTTGGTCATGTACGGCAGCGGCCGGACCTTCACCGCCTGCCGCTTCATGTAGGGCACGACGTAGACGGCGCAGTTCGCCGGGTCCCCCGGGAAGTCCTGTTCACCGTCCTCACCCCCGTCCCAGAAAAGGTAGTGGGGCCCTTCGGGGAGCCCTGCGATCTCGTCCGGCGGGATGGGGAGCCACACGTCAGCAGTCATGCCAGGAGGCTATGTCAGGCGTCCCGCGGCCCAGAGGTTAGGTTGGGGGCCGGAAAAGGGGAGGGTCACGAGCAGGTGGAGCGCAGGACGATCGGCGCGGCGGCGCTCGCGGTGGGAGCCGTCGGACTCGGATGCATGCCGATGAGCTGGGCCTACAGCGGGTCGCGGCAGCGGGGTGACGAATCGGTCAGGGCCGTGCACCGGGCGCTCGATCTGGGCTCGACGCTGCTGGACACGGCCGACATGTACGGCCCGTTCACCAACGAGCTGCTGCTGGGGCGGGTGTTGAAGGAACGGCGCGGGGACGCGTTCGTGTCCACCAAGGTCGGCCTGCTGGTGGGCGAGCAGCACATCGTGGCCAACGGCCGCCCCGGCTATGTGAGAAGAGCGTGCGACGCGTCACTGCGGCGGCTCCAGACCGATGTGATCGACCTCTACCAGCTGCACCGCGAGGACCCCGAGGTCCCGGTCGAGGAGACCTGGGGCGCGATGGCGGAGCTCGTACAGGCAGGAAAAGTACGGTCGTTGGGGCTGTGCGCGATGGGGGCACGGGGTGGCCGCCGCTCCGGAACCCGGCTGTACGACGCGACGATCCGGCAGTTGCGACGGGTCCAGCAGGTCTTCCCGGTGAGCGCGGTGGAGGCGGAGCTGTCGGTGTGGTCGCCGGAGGCCCTGGAGACGCTGGTGCCGTGGTGCGCGGCGCGCGGGATCGGCTTCCTCGCGGCGATGCCCCTCGGCAACGGCTTCCTGACCGGCACCCTGACCCCGGGCGAGGGCTTCGAACCGGACGACGTCCGCGCCCGCCACCCCCGCTTCACCGCCGAGATGATGGCCGCGAACCAGCCGATCGTCTCCGGCCTGCGCCGCATCGCGTCCCGCCACGGAGAGTCCGTCACCCCGGCCCAGGTGGCACTCGCGTGGGTACTGGCACAGGGCGGCCACGTGGTCCCCGTGCCGGGCACCAAGCAGGAGCGCTGGGCAACGGAGAACGCGGCGGCGGCCGCGCTGCGCCTGACGGCCCAGGACCTCGCGGAGGTGGCGACACTGCCGCGGGCACAGGGGTCGTGGGACTAGCGGTCCGCCCGCTGACTGCGCCGGGGCGGTGAGTCGGTGGCTGTGCCGGGACCCCCCGTAGTGCTCGGGCCGGATCAGTGAGCCTGCGGACCGAGCAGGGGCCGCGGGATGGCCGCGGGACCGGCGAAGCCACCCACAGAACTCGCGGCGCCGACCGGCGAACCCACCCACAGCGCCCCGGCCGCAGCCCGGCAAACCTGACGCCACGCACGGGCCACGAGATCAGCAGCCCTCCCACCGCACACCCGCCACGCCCCCCGCGTGCCCCGCGGCCCCGTCGGCTCACACCTCACAAGCCTGGTGAGAAACCGGTGCGCGCATCGGGGCCGGGAGATCGGGAACCTGGGAGGGGCGAGCGGTGTATGACAGGTAGAACTCGCCGCTTCGAAGGGACCATGATCGTGCATCGTCGAGCTGTGACGGCCGTCCTGGCCGCGACCACGCTCCTGCTGACGGCCGGCTGCTCCTCCGGCGGAGGAGGAGGGGGCGGCGTCTTGCCGGACGGCGCGAACAGCGCCTCATCGAGCGGTACGGGCTCGGGATCCTCCCCCACCCACCAGGCCGCGGAGGCGACCCCGCCGGCGAAGGGCTCGGTGAAGGTGGTGCGCACGGTCGCCGAGGGCCTCAAAACCCCCTGGGGCCTCGCCCCGCTCCCGGACGGGGACCTGCTCGTCTCTTCCCGGGACGAGGGCACGATCACCCGGGTCGACGGACAGTCGGGCAAGAAGACGGAGCTGGGCCGGGTCTCCGGGGTCTCCGCGGCCGGCGAGGGCGGTCTCCTCGGCATCGCCCTGTCCCCGGACTACGCCTCGGACCACATGGTCTACGCCTACTTCACCTCCGACTCCGACAACCGCGTCGTCAGGATGGTCTACGACGAGCAGAAGGCGTCCGGCGAGCAGCTGGGCGCCCCCGACACCGTCTTCAAGGGCATCCCGAAGGGCTTCATCCACAACGGCGGTCGGATCGCGTTCGGCCCGGACGGCATGCTGTACGCGGGCACCGGTGAGAGCGGCAACACCGGTCTGGCCCAGGACCGCAAGTCCCTGGGCGGCAAGATCCTGCGTCTGACCCCGGAGGGCGACCCGGCCCCGGGCAACCCGTTCCCCGACTCCCCTGTGTATTCCTACGGCCACCGCAATGTGCAGGGCCTCGCCTGGGACTCCAAACAGCGCCTGTTCGCCTCGGAGTTCGGCCAGGACACCTGGGACGAGCTGAACGCGATCAAGCCGGGCGACAACTACGGCTGGCCCACGGCGGAGGGCAAGTCGGACGACAAGCAGTTCCACAACCCGATAGCGCAGTGGCACACGGACGACGCCTCCCCCAGCGGTGTCGCCTACGCCGAGGGCTCGGTCTGGATGGCCGGTCTGAAGGGCCAGCGCCTGTGGCGGATCCCTTTGAAGGGCACGGCGGCCTCGGCCGACCCGCAGTCGTTCCTGAAGGGTGAGTACGGCCGGCTGCGCACGGTGGTCTCCGCCGGCGGGGACAAACTGTGGCTCGTCACCAGCAACACCGACGGTCGCGGCAGCCCGAAGGCGGGGGACGACAAGATCCTGGAGATACAGGTCAGCTAGCCGGACGCTCGCCCAAGTCTTCGTTCGAGCCCTCGTCCTCGTCCGGCTTGGGCCTGCGGACGACGACCTTCCCGGACGTGAGATCTATCGGTCCGCGTCCGGGGTCACCGTCGCCGACGTCCTCGCGGGTCAGCTCCAGCCGCTTCTGCTCGTCATGGGTGTGCTTGCGGCCGGGCGCGAACAGTTCCTCGAACATGTTGAACATGCGGCCTCCCCAGCCGGTCTCCTACACGGTACGCCTCACTGTGTGACCGGCGCGTGGAGAGCCTCTGCCGGGAACAGTCCCAGCCGGTGCGCCACCGCCGCCGCTTCCCCCCGTCCGGAGACGCCGAGCTTGGCGAGGATGTTGGACACGTGGACGCTGGCCGTCTTCGGGGAGATGAAGAGTTCCTCGGCGATCTGGCGGTTGGTGCG from Streptomyces sp. CC0208 carries:
- a CDS encoding EAL domain-containing protein, with product MSSPPSPTTTLDGALRARPARGALPSRPPAARGGSSLVHQLLLALVCGGYALGSALDWGSREVALIMGDFGLSAAAATAAVSCFVHARNRRVCFRPAWLLFGLSSTMASLGNLIWGWYEVVLGRDVPDPSCADLFFLCFAPPAIVGLLVLAKRPVTKAGWVCLGLDAWLIGGSLLTLSWSLALAQAAKSEGPSVARTALSLAYPLLDIALVSMVLALHFRRSAVNRTAVNTAICALALTVMCDALFTSPLLHNSYRSGQLLDAGWFAGSLLLAYAPWAAPRRPEGEPQRPAGHTRVVREHLPRQRFGIQHHPSAQGPQGVQGGDHGRYPATRPITGSLAALTPYLAAAVCTLGILYNVLNGRSVDRVVLLTGGTVVLALVMRQGIMLLDNITLTQELAQKENHFRSLVQGSSDVIMIAAPNGILRYVSPAAAGVYGRPAEELVGTELAGLIHPEDLGCVVHEVRRFLAANPLEEATTRIECRFRSGDGGWLNVESTVNRHHGGLIFNSRDVTERVRLQAQLQHNAEHDPLTDLPNRALFTRRVQQALSGRRSSDRGTAVLFIDLDGFKAVNDTIGHQAGDELLVQAARRLQDAVRYGDTASRLGGDEFAALIVGDGTRDRTAREGNILELADRLRVTLSQPYLIDGNDVRVAASIGVAFAEPGLGAGEILRNADLAMYRAKAGGKGRVELYAPQMQQDVVRKAELATRLRAALHDGEFALLHQPVVCLEDGRITSVCAQARWRSSQGVLFTPAEFLRVAEDSDKTQELGRWILEEAVEKAAERAAAGLTVPVAVRLSAQRLLDRSLPLGSVEALLTRHGLPSGSLVIELSDADPRVSLDELERRLTAIRRVGVRIALDGFGSGYAAITALRKLPVDVLKLDRSLVEGVVESARLHKITSGLLRIAGDLGLQSVADGVDLPEQVVALRAMGCTHGQGMAFSGPLDEYRLRRALASGHYPVPHGPAEPAFAGGGAGVYTGSMSAVLGGGTTLRSHNETPVPPT
- a CDS encoding 2-hydroxyacid dehydrogenase; translated protein: MTADVWLPIPPDEIAGLPEGPHYLFWDGGEDGEQDFPGDPANCAVYVVPYMKRQAVKVRPLPYMTNLRLVQTLTAGVDDVLARLSDIVPGVPLCNARGVHETSTAELALTLTLASLRGIPEFVRAQQQESWQGAFRPALADKNVLIVGYGSIGSAIEDRLVPFEVARVARVARSARTTERGPVHPLAELPALLPEADVVILSTPLDETTRHLVDAQFLARMKDGALLVNVARGAVVDTKALLAELESGRLTAALDVTDPEPLPPGHPLWQAPGVLVSPHVGGPTSAFLPRAKRLLVDQLNRYVNQEPLRNVILTTGSGGA
- a CDS encoding aldo/keto reductase yields the protein MERRTIGAAALAVGAVGLGCMPMSWAYSGSRQRGDESVRAVHRALDLGSTLLDTADMYGPFTNELLLGRVLKERRGDAFVSTKVGLLVGEQHIVANGRPGYVRRACDASLRRLQTDVIDLYQLHREDPEVPVEETWGAMAELVQAGKVRSLGLCAMGARGGRRSGTRLYDATIRQLRRVQQVFPVSAVEAELSVWSPEALETLVPWCAARGIGFLAAMPLGNGFLTGTLTPGEGFEPDDVRARHPRFTAEMMAANQPIVSGLRRIASRHGESVTPAQVALAWVLAQGGHVVPVPGTKQERWATENAAAAALRLTAQDLAEVATLPRAQGSWD
- a CDS encoding PQQ-dependent sugar dehydrogenase, which codes for MTGRTRRFEGTMIVHRRAVTAVLAATTLLLTAGCSSGGGGGGGVLPDGANSASSSGTGSGSSPTHQAAEATPPAKGSVKVVRTVAEGLKTPWGLAPLPDGDLLVSSRDEGTITRVDGQSGKKTELGRVSGVSAAGEGGLLGIALSPDYASDHMVYAYFTSDSDNRVVRMVYDEQKASGEQLGAPDTVFKGIPKGFIHNGGRIAFGPDGMLYAGTGESGNTGLAQDRKSLGGKILRLTPEGDPAPGNPFPDSPVYSYGHRNVQGLAWDSKQRLFASEFGQDTWDELNAIKPGDNYGWPTAEGKSDDKQFHNPIAQWHTDDASPSGVAYAEGSVWMAGLKGQRLWRIPLKGTAASADPQSFLKGEYGRLRTVVSAGGDKLWLVTSNTDGRGSPKAGDDKILEIQVS
- a CDS encoding DUF6191 domain-containing protein, which gives rise to MFNMFEELFAPGRKHTHDEQKRLELTREDVGDGDPGRGPIDLTSGKVVVRRPKPDEDEGSNEDLGERPAS